In Sciurus carolinensis chromosome 8, mSciCar1.2, whole genome shotgun sequence, the genomic stretch tgagacaggagatttcaagtttaagaccagcctcagcaacttagcaaggctatcagcaacttggcaagatcctgtctcaaaaaaataataaatgttcaggatgtagctcagtggtaaagcacctctctgggttcaatccccaaaacgcGTGCGCACACACAAATTAATATCACAAACACCTGGAAAATATctgaatatttggaaaataagttACACACTAATAACTAGCCCACtgctcaaagaagaaatcaaatatttgtaatgcaatgaaaattaaaaagcacatcAAAGTTTGTGAGATGCAGCTAATGCAGCACTCAGAGGGAACACCTTACAGCAATGTCTGAAATCAGTCAAAAAGtcagtttggggctggggatgtagctcagttggtagagtgcttgccttgcaagcacaaggccctgggttcaatccccagcaccaaacaaaacaaagtaagccagttttgattttaagaaactagaaaaagaaaaattaaactcaagaaaggaaatggaagcagaaaaatgaaCCAATAGAATCAAAGCAAATTTGTGTTTgcgtgtggtgctgaggactgaattcagggccttgagcatgctaagcaagtgctgtaccactaagctataccccaaGCTCCTCAGACTTATTTAAGATCAATAAAACTTACAAAGCTCTAAAACAGGGATTGGCACACTGTAACCCAGATGGTTTTGTAAGGAGGTTATTGGGAACATATCACCCATTCATTTGGGtactgtctatggctgctttcctTCTCTTAACAGCATTGCTGAATAGCTGCAGCAGAGACCATGAGTTCTGCAAAGTCTTAATATTTACTACTTGgtctttaaaaaaagagtttggCAGTCCCTACCAAAGTCAAACAGAtgggagaagaaaagacaaatcaTCAACAAGAATGAGAGGTGATATTAcagaaaaaagaatcaacactTTTGATAAATTCAATAACTTAattgaaatggacaaattccttggAAGATAAAACCACTGTGCTaactcagaagaaataaaaactggcCCTATAACTATTGAAACTGATATAAGATAGCATACTTATCCATGAAATACTACAATCAGGAACAAGACTACtatcatcacttctattcaacattgttactggattttcaggaaagaaaaaagcaatacaaGGTTTCCAAGTTCAAAAGGCATAGgtaaaatcatctttatttgcAGATGGCATGATCATGTATGCAGAAAAGCTAACAGAACCTACAAAAAAAGCTACTACAGTTTATcaaggttgcaggatacaaagatcaataataaaaaaaaaaaaatcataaagccaaatgtggtggtacatgcctggaaTTACAGttacttggggggctgaggcatatttgaggtcagccttgaaaatttagcaagaccctgcctcaaaatgaaaaagaaaacaacctaaAACCAAACCAAGGGTGTAGCTTAGcaggttcaatatccagtacaagagagggaggaagggagggagaaaggagaaaggaaggaaaactagCCCTCAATATATCCCTTTTCTTGGTCTGGCTTCTTCCTCTCAGGATAATTATTTTcagagtcctggctctgccaaGAATTACCTACACAATCTTATATAAATTAATAGTGTTACTTATGTTTTATGTTGCACCTATGAAATGGGGCAATTAATTTCTTCCATgtcctccaccaccatcaccatcagtaGGTTTCTGGGATAACGACTGAACTCAAAATGACCTCTAATGCTAAGGTCCTGTGTGAACCCTGATGTGTTGAGGGGGATGGATAATTGTAAGGCTCATCCACTCAGGACTGGGGCTTTTGAAGACTCTGCCTTTTTCTAGTCAATCAGAGGTAGTCCCTTATTCTTGTCATTGCCAGAGGTACAACAAACCTGTTTCCTCAAAGGTCCAGTTTAAGAGATGAGAACACTACACCTTGAATGTCTTGAGCACTCTGAGAAGGAGCCCACACTGGAGCTGCGGTCTCTACAGAAAGCACAGGAATATGAACCACAAGACTTAGCTGAGCTCCAAGTACAAACTTTATTTCTATTACAAGGAAGCTGATAATTATAACAGTAAAATAAGAAGGGAAAGGGGCTCTGACACTTGGTTTTCAGATCAAGTGTGAGACTGGGGCCTTAATCCTGATCAGGGCAGAGCCCAGTGTGGCCCTAGTGGGAACAGGAAGCCCTCAGACCTCCCCATTAGAGGGCAGTGAGGACAAAGGAGTCACCATACCCACGAAGAGCAGAAGGCAGTGATGCCAAATGACAAGGAAGCAGCTTGAAACACAGACCCTAGTCCACATACCTCCAGCCAACTCTTCCAAAGGCCTTGAACCTAACAATGAAACTGGCCTGAGCACTTTCCCCAGAGCTGCTCTATACACACACCACAGGCCCAGAATCTGGAGTGAGCAGGGGCAGTACAGGGGAGAAGTTGCCCAAAAGCCCCAACTTAGGACCCCACAGTTAAGAAAATCACTTCATGTTGGGAACCAGATTTCCAGAACCCTCTACTCCTTCCACCAGGACCACAAAGCACCAAGAAGCAGTGGTGATGGTATTTCAAAAGGTGAAGTCCTGGTGGGCCAAGAGGCCATTATCTGTACCAAAAAGTGGCAGCTAAGGCTGAAACAATTCCCAATAGCCTCCCTGCTAACCCTCCCTCAAACCCCCAAACTCCCACAGCACAATTTCAAAAGACACAAAATGGCGGCCGtaacctagaaaaagaataatccGGAAAATCTCCCCTGCCTAAAGAGCCAGAGAGGTGGGGCCTGCACCAAGGCAAGGGCTGCTATGCATAGGTAGAACCGAGGCGAGGGTCTCTGCAGACACCACtactcctcctcttcttcctcctctgcatccccagctccctgCTGCTTCGGGGGCTTTGCCTGTTGAACAACACAAATGAAGAAGTTTTACACAGGAAGTTACAGAGCACTCCTCCTCCCCTACAGCCCTGAGGATGTCCAGCTTCCACAGAAGCCTCCTCATCAAAGGCCAAAGAACAGCCCTTAGTTCTCTGGCTTTTCATGAAGAGCTACAACCTCCAGACTCCCAGCAACTCCTCCGACTTCAAAAGCCTCACCACTCCCATCTACGTGTGTTCTCCTTGAGCATTATGGGCTGGATCCCAAATTACCTTTGCAGTTCTGTTGCGGTAGTTGGTGGCTGCAGGGGTGACCCGTGAGCTTCTGCCACCTTCACTCCTACCactgaaaaaataggaatagaaacCAGTTCCTGAAATGCCCCTGAGTCAAGGTCCAAAAACTCAAGAGGGAACAAACAGCTGGTAGCAGAGCAAAAGGAGCTTTCCACTAGCAAAGCACACCAACAAAAAACCTCCTGAACGCAGGGCATAGTGGCacttgcctgcaatcccagtaaatcaagaggctgaggcaggaggatcccttcgcaatttagtgagacccagtctcaaaataaaaaagggcgggatacagcttagtggtagggATGGAACCCCTGgaattcaatctccagaaccacaaaaaccaaaaaaaacttgGATACAGAAACAGATAACCATGTGGGCAAAGTCCAAACGCTTCCCCATGGCACTGATGAGGACATAATTCAGAGGTAAAGCACATGCTTAGTTAGCAcgcatgaggtcctggattcactTCCcagtatgcacacacacaaagacaaactCCTCCTTCCCACAAAGTGCAGTCTTACCCAGGCTGGACGAGTATGACAAGACCTTTTGCCCATATTCTCTTCAGCTACTCCCAATTTCCATTCCCAGGCTACGGATTCTTACCTTGCTCCATATCTCCCAGCAGGCCCAAGGGGGAAAGAGGACACAAGGTATTCTGGGCGGAGATTTCGAACTGGGCATGTGCCAGTGTCCATGGCCCCATTCTGGCTGCTTCTATTTCGCCCCCGTATGTCCTggctctctgagttgctgagtttCAAAGGGTTGGGCTGGCTCCCCGCTGTAGGGCCTGATGTTGATTTTGATAGTCGGTTACAGGTAGTTGTAATATTATTAATGGGTCTGCTGGGGGGCAGAGGGTAGATGGGTCCTTTAGCTACTTCCTGCTTGATATCATCCATGTAGCCAGAAGACAGTTCTCCTGGGAAGagaaaatagtgacagctttagggGAAAGCCTGCTCTTACCATTATTGATGGATTCAGGGCAGGAACAAAAAGATTGCAGAGAGAAGACAACTGCTCACCCCTAAAGGCTACTGGGGCCCATGACCCCAAGAGAATCACAAACACTGTCTACTCTGTACATTGATTACCTGACCCCTCAAACACAGCCCCCTAACTACTCATCAATGTAAATAGTTATGCAAGCAAACcttgaaaaacaatgtttttggcctttttggtaccagggattgaacccaagggttcttaaccactgaacatcTCTCTAATCTCcaatcctttctgttttttttttagggggtaggtaccagagattgaacttggggcactcaaacagagccacatccccagcctttagttagagacaggtctcactgagttgctcaatgcctcactttggctgaggctagctttgaactctcaatcatcctgcctcagcctcccaagccactgtgattacaggggCGTGCCACAGCGCCCagctatatttatttatttatttttagttgtcaatggaccgaTTTGTTTATTCAcagtgctgagaaccaaacccaatgcctcacacatgctagccaagccctctaccactgagccacaacccctgaccccccaaccccctttttatttttactttgagacaggatctcactaagttgagaGCCTCAatgagttgctaaggctgccttgaacttgcaatcctcctgcctcagcttcccaagtcactgggattacaagcatgcaccactgtgtccttgttttcttgttgttgtttgtttttggtaccagggattgaactcaggggtactcaaccaccgAGTCAtgtcccagccctattttgtattttatttagagacaggatctcactgagttgcttagcacctcacttttgctgaagctggttatgaactcatgatcctcctgccttagcctcctcagtcacagggattacaggaaAGCACCACCACATCCGGCTTCTAATTGGTTTTGAAGTAGAAAGTTTCAATAAAAGTTTACTTGCCTAGTCATGAGGCTCGTAAGTAATAATAATAGAGTACATCGACAGGAGATTTACAGGTTACAAGCTCTGACTCTAAGTGTGTGTCTCATAGCCGTCCTTAAAGCCATTACCCTATCAATCTACACTTAGGACAGCTTATCTAATATAGAACCACAGCCAGCTACAGAATTCCCCAGGAGACCCTACTGGGCTTGGTAACTCAAGATTCAGGCAACCCCATTAGAGCAGGGGTGAGAAGTGGTAGCAGGCCCAAGCCAGCAGTGGGCCTATGGCCATGGCCAAGTCCTGGCTAATACCCTGGTGTCTGACACGCCTCCTGGGCAGCTCTGGTGAGGTCTCTTGAAGCTGGGAATGCTGTCTAGGAATCTCCTCGATCACATGGTTGTTTGCCATGGCTGGGCGTTGGTCGCACTGGTCCTAAACAACAGAAGTCAGAATTAGTACCTCAGAACTGAGAGtggtgagaagaaaaggaagaacagcagGTTAGGTTAGGTGATCAGACCCCATCTGGAGGGGTTCTTTGACAACCACTAACAAAGTCCTGGGCACTGTAATATAGGAAACACCTGGAACGGAGCATCCATTCACATTAGCAGGTGAGGCACCAACAGAAGCACTTTCTGATCTGTGTAGGAGTAAAGGAAGGGCTGGTCTTGGGAGCCCAGAAAAGCACTTCTATACTTTGCCCAGAGTATATGGGGGTTTATTTAATAGACAGCCAGCACTAAGCTTTCTACCTCTTGAACCCAAAGCATAAGACTTTCTTTACTACACTTCCTGGATTACAAGCCCCAAATGACACCACAATGAGAAGGATGTGCCTGGTCAAAAGCAGAATGCGTCAGTGACCTCAGGGAAAGTCTCAGTAAGCCCGCCTGGCAAGGCCTCCAGGACTGCCCAAATGTAGTCCTGGATCCTGAGTCCTCAGAAGTGACATGATGGTTTCAGTTCCTACAGGGTGGACAAAGTCTCAAGGCTAGAAGTACAATATACCTTAGATAGTCAGTTCACGGTGCAGGGAATGGCCAGAAGCCACAAGAGTGGATTTCTGTTCAGGATGGAATGCAACCCAAAGGCTAAAGTAGactctcagttctggaagcctcAAGTTCATTTACAGAGGATCGGCATCGAGCCAGGTAGGTGAGTCCTTCAAGGAATCTTACCTGGTGATGGAACAGCACCTCTTCTTCCAACTGTACCCCACAGAATTCACATGGGATGATAACACTATCTTCCACAGGGGGTGAACTGCTCAGCCCCATCAAAGAGTCTAACTGGTTACTTGTAGCCTGTTGCAGAAAGTTCTGGAAGATGACATCAGGATCCTCCACCCCACTGGAAGAAGAGCTGCCGGTATTGAGTGAAGGTAAGGCACGTGAAGGGTTACAGCTTGTCTGTCATTCAAAAaccatagattaaaaaaaaagaagaagaaaatcagaggcTAAGGAAAAAACTACATTCCTGAAACATTTTCTGTAAGAAGTCAcaacattttaataacattttaatagtaAGGAGAAGGACTAAAAAAGTGTCAGGGGAATGCTGACAGAACATTCACTTTACTTTTAAACACTTCCATGTTATTTTTTGCcaacaactttttaaattaaaagattcaAGATTCTTCCCACTGATATACACTAAAAGTAAGGTCCAAATATTCTTAGTATccttattaattaataaattgtCCATTGCTGCTCCCAAATCAAAGCCCAGAAGTATTCAAATACTGTTCTCTCCATCTAGGGGAGGAAGGCAGGTTCCATCACCCAGAACACAGGGGCTACTCAGCAGTCTTGAAAATGCCAGACAAGGGTGCACCAAATCAGACCAAGAGAATGTTGAGGGACAAGATGGTTCCTTCTAATCAGTAATCCTCAAACACTAAGACAACTCTCTATTCCTAAATGGCTCAAGAACCATGAATCATTCAAAtaatatctattttctttcatatacaaAGTTTGAAAGATTCTTAAAAACTAGGAAAACTCAGAGGCTGCCTAAAGGAACTTGGCAAAGTGGTACCATCAGGAATCAGAAGAGCATATCACAGGGTGATAGGCTATCAGAGAAGTAGGCACAGATTCTCAGGGTACACACAGGTGGAACTCCTGTCCTAGCCTTCAGAGTGTCCATCAGGATAGTTTCTTAACAGTCATGGCTGATCCAAGTCTGCAAGTATGGGGTCTACATTGTTAGGTGTACTGAGGTAAGGGCAGAAGGTCACATGCCTTCCAGGCTGAGAAAATAATATGCAGAAAGGATCATTAAGTCTTCATGGAACTGAAAGGACTTCAATAAAGCtccaataaatcaaaatgtagcATGAAATGAAACCAGATCAAAAAATGGTCAACAGAAATATATACCAGTCACCACCATGTGGAGAGTGTGCTGGATGGGATGAGACTGTTGGATCTGCTGGAATGAATATTACTTTTTCTAACCTGTTAGTCATTCCacagtagaaaagaaaagttaGCACTCCTACAATAAACAGTGTATTAAATATCTGTTTGAGACTTCATGTGGCTCACATTCCCCCTCACAGCTCTCAAGTAGTATTCAACACACCTGATGGTCAATCAGCAGTTCCTCTGGGTACAGCTCCTCACAAAATTCACAAGGCAACATGGTCTCATCAGCTGCACCTAGGTATCAGGCCACATGGTCAGActcaaaaggaacaaaaacaaacttgatttcaactttttattccccttgtaacattttatataaaagtttgACTTCAGtctgggatataactcagtgatagaccactcctgagttcaatccccagaaccacatacatacataaatataaaattacccTTATTGGTAGTGTCCCTAGGTACTTGCCACAAGTATATATTAATCTTCACAAAGGAACATGCCAGAAAACTTAatgttatctctctctctctttcacacacacacacacaccagcaagCCTCCATGAATAAGAGCCAACAGGAAtaacaaatagcaaaatatacCTTAGGTATTGGTATTttcaaacaaaggaaaaataagtctACTAAACATGttttaaggggctggggctggggctcagtggtacagtacttgcctcacatgtatgaggcactgggtttgatcctcagcaccacattaaaaaaaaaaatgaataaagataatgtgtccacctacaattaaaaataccttaaaatacatgttttaagaTATGTTAAAGAGGGAACTATTATGACATGGCTAAGGtatgaaaagattattttaacaCATAATGAGGTACAATGAAGAATcaaacaattcaaataaaatgataaaatcgATAGAGTGAAACTTCAATAGACTTATCAaattacaaaacagaaataaCGAAGTAGAAGATCAATTAActattcattggattagacaaaggggaaggaagggaagggaggaggagtggaaataggaaagacagcagaatgaattggacgtCTTCTCCTAACCTTATATGTGAATaaacaaccagtgtaactccactcatgtacaaccacaataactGGATCCTAATTGGAACGAGTTATACTGATTCTATGTAGTGATTTTGTTAACTAGAAGACAGATAAGAAATCACgagagctggggaggtggggcGGGTGGcccagtgggagagcacttgtcAAGTAtacctgagaccctgggttccatcccagaaccacaagaagaaaggaaaaaagaatgaatcatcAGAACATAGcatagaagacaaagaaatggaaaaaccaGAGTTAAGAGACATGAAGGACAGAGTTAAGCCTAACACACATAAATGGGATTCAAGAAGGGAAGACTACAGAGAATACAAGAGAAGCAATAATCAAAGAAGTAGCAGATGAGAATTTTCtgactacataaaaaaataataaaaatgcctgtAACCCAGCAGCTCGagaaactgagacaggaagatggtgagtttaaaaccagcctcagcaaaagtgaggcactaagcaactcactgaggccctgtctctaaacaaaatacaaaatcaggttggggatgtggctcagttgttgagtacccctgagttcaatcccagataccaaaataatatatatataaatatatatgtatattatatataaaatatatacatattttatatatattttatttatatataaatatataaaaaaataaagtactgggGCTGTAAAGTACCTCAATTCCCAgtttatcaataaataaaataaaaactcaccaagttatttttaaaataataatatagtatataaccattttttgttttgttttgttttgtttttcaaatttttttaggCACAGCCATCTCAATTCAGGATTACAGGGTTTCTGGGCCGCCCACTGTGCCACCCCATCAAGACCACCTTCTTGCTTGGCTTCAGCctccaccactaccaccacctcTTCTTCttaccctcctcctccttcccctcccttgaGCCCCAgcaatcatttttattatatatgtatatatattttattatatacgtaaactatatttttaaaactctacaattggggctggggagatagctcagtcggtagagtgcttgccttgtaagcataaggccatgggttcgatccccagcacccaaaaaaaaaaaaaaaaaaactctacaataaaaaaatgcattgttCTTAGCAAAGCATAATGGCaaactcctgtaatcccagcaactcaagaggctgaggaaggaggatcacagattggaggtcagcctcagcaattttataagatttttctcaaaattaaaaataaagcaaaaggtccagggttgtaggtcagtggtataGATATAACTAAGCAGAAGagtacttgcatagcatgcatgaggtttgatccccagcatagcaaaaaaaaaaaaaaaaaggggggggggatgaattcagcaaaatagcaggctataaaatcaacatgcataaatctaaagcatttttatatgcaagcaacaaaacagctgaaagggaaatgaggaaaacaactctatttgcaatagcctcaaaaaaaaaaaaaaaaacaaaacttgggaatcaatctaaccaaagaggtaaagatctccacaatgaaaactacaaaacattgaagaaagaaattgaggaagaccttagaagatggaaagatctcccatgtttttggataggcagaattaatattgtcaaatggccatactaccaaagtgctatacagattcaatgcaattccaattaaaatcccaatgatgtaccttacagaaatagagcaagcaatcatgaaattcatctggaagaataaaaaacccagaatagctaaaacaatccttagcaggaagaatgaagcaggggtattgcaataccaggacttcaactatactacaaagcaatagttaacaaaacggcatggtattggcaccaaaatagacaggtagatcaatgctacggaatagaggacacggacacaaacccaaataaatacaattctctcatactagacaaaggtgccaaaaatatgaaatggagaaaagatagcctcttcaacaaatggtgctgggaaaactggaaatccatatgcaacagaatgaaactaaacccctatctctcaccctgcacaaaaatcaactcacaatggatcaaggaccttgaaatcagaccagagaccctgcatcttatagaagaaaagtaggtccaaatcttcaacttgttggcttaggatcagacttccttaacaggactcccatagcacaagaaataaaagcaaggagctggggatatagctcagtcggtagagtgcttgccttgtaagcacaaggccctgggttcgatccccggcacccaaaaaaaaaaaaaaaaaaaaaaaaaagaaataaaagcaagaatcaataactgggacagattcaaactaaaaagctttctctcagcaaaggaaactatcagcaatgcaaagagagagcctacagagtgggagaatatctttgccactcatacttcagatagagcactaatttccagaatatataaagaactcaaaaaactctacaccaagaatgcaaataacccaatcaacaaatgggctaaggatatgaagagacgcttcacagaagaagatctacaagcaatcaacaaacatatgaaaaaatgttcaccatctttagtaataagagaaatgcagatcaaaactacactaagattccatctcaccccaattagaatggcaattatcaaagaatacaagcaacaatagtgtgttggagaggatgtgggggaaaaaggtacactcatatattgctggtggggctgcaaattagtagggttggggggtgctggggatatagctcagttggtagagtgcttgcctcgcatgttaaagactttgggttcaatccccaacaccaccaaaaaaaaaaaaaaaaaattaaggaagaaaaactgtAGATGCAGGcatatggtttttttttgttttgcttgtttgtttgttttgttcataccagggattgaacccagaggcacttaaccactgaggcacatctccagtccattaatattttattttgcgataggggtctccctgagttagttgttcagggcctcactaggttgctgaggctggctttgaacttgtgatcctccccaGCTGCTTGGATTACCGGGTGTATGCCACCCCAACCAGCAGTATGTGCCTTTTATCCCAGCAAAAGTTTGTAGCCAACTGTagcaacttactaagaccctgtataaaaatgaaaagaaaaagggttggggatataattcagttgtaaagcacccctaggctcaatccttagtatgaaaaaataaataaaattaaagggaaaaagtcATCAGCTATccaaatgtctttctttctttctttctttttttttttgtggtgccgaggattgaacccagggtcctatGCATGTGAGGAAAGCACTCCACCaaatgagttatatccccagacccccagcccatttttcttcttcttcttttcttcttttctttttttgtgcagCTACCCAAATTTCTAACATGCTATTTATCTCCTTTACCCAGGTCATACAAGACTCAAATTTCTTAATTCCTATTTTACCTAAATTAACAAAATGTTAAGAAGTCACGCTACTGTTTTTGGAGTCATTATTCAGATAATGGCACAAATAAAAATCAGTTGAGAGAGCTAGAGCTGCTTAACCTTCAGGTCCctaaaatctcttaaaatttgagTGTTTTAAATATGACATACATCAATCACAGACCTCTCTTTTGTTACTCTACAAAAAAGACCAAAGGATAGTTTATTGTTTGCGTTccagcttctatttttaaaaaggcttttttCACATGGGGTTGCTGGGGAACTGAACCCATGGCCTCCACTGAGCTAAACTCTAACACCCTAAAACCAGCCTTAATTCATAAGTCATTATGGATTAAGTATGTGCTAAAAAGAGTTTTTTTAAATAGGGGTGCGGAGGGAAAAGTATTTTATACTAGAATGACAACAagtgaatgtaaaataaattatagaaataagaaaaaagtcacCATTTACAGTCACCACAGCAATACTTGACTTAAGCAAGAAATATTAATGCTAAAAGAACTAGGTAAGATTATATGAATATCCCATTCCCCAACAATCTCAAAACaacacaaagataaaggggaaaaGCTTTATAAGACATATAAAAGATAGTCTTATTGACCTTAATGGATAATGAGACAAACCGATATCTTAAGGAAACAGAAACACCAAAAGCACATTCCTGACAAAACTGTAAACCAGAGCTCTAAACATGGAAAAACTATCAATTTAAATTGAGGAAGGAACAGTCTGCAAAACTGGCCTGGCCCTTTCAAAGTGCCAAGGacctaaaagattaaaaaaaagcggggaggaggagggggctctAAAGGACATAATGTAAAAGTAGGGAACTTATGTTAAATTTCCTGAGAGTGACACTTATTACGTTTATACAGGAGCATGCCCTTGTTCTTAAAagatatataatgaaatatttaagaacaaaatgcaggggttgtgactcagtggccgagCCCTTGCATAcattgcatgtgtgaggcactgggctcaatccttagcaccgcataaaaatattaatgaagtcATGCTGTCCTTCTGCAACTacaaaaaacttcttttttttttttttttttaaataaaataaaatgttgggctggggttgtggttcagtggtagagcactcacctagcatgtgtgaggcactgggtttgcatctcagcaccacataaaaaaaataaagatactgtgtccatctacagctaaaatattttcaaaaagaataaaatgttgcCCTTCCAACTTACTCTCAAATGGGCCAGGGGAAATATACATAGAGGTAAATG encodes the following:
- the Trafd1 gene encoding LOW QUALITY PROTEIN: TRAF-type zinc finger domain-containing protein 1 (The sequence of the model RefSeq protein was modified relative to this genomic sequence to represent the inferred CDS: inserted 3 bases in 2 codons), giving the protein MAEFLDDQDTRLCDNCKKEIPVFNXTIHEIHCQRNIGMCPICKEPFPKSDMEIHMATEHCQVTCKCHKKLEKRQLKKHEETECPLRLAVCQHCDLELSVLKLKEHEDYCGARTELCGNCGRNVLVKDLKSHPEVCGXEGGGKENEVAVSPNTYDESWGQDGIWIASQLLRQIEALDPPMRLPRRPLRAFESDLFRNRTTNQRNMTAPFPIQNNLCAADETMLPCEFCEELYPEELLIDHQTSCNPSRALPSLNTGSSSSSGVEDPDVIFQNFLQQATSNQLDSLMGLSSSPPVEDSVIIPCEFCGVQLEEEVLFHHQDQCDQRPAMANNHVIEEIPRQHSQLQETSPELPRRRVRHQGELSSGYMDDIKQEVAKGPIYPLPPSRPINNITTTCNRLSKSTSGPTAGSQPNPLKLSNSESQDIRGRNRSSQNGAMDTGTCPVRNLRPEYLVSSFPLGPAGRYGASGRSEGGRSSRVTPAATNYRNRTAKAKPPKQQGAGDAEEEEEEE